The Lewinellaceae bacterium nucleotide sequence TGTGATTACGGTATTGAAATGCTCGCACTTCACAGGATAGAAGGTTTTGTGGAAGCTGAAAATCTGAATTGCAAAAGAGCCATGGCCAAACTGGATTTTGTGCATGAAGGTTGCATGAAGGATTGTGAGGTCAAAAACGGAAAATTTATTAGTTTGGATATTTATGCCCTGGTAAGGTAGGTTCAATTGGAATCAAAAATCGCTTTATGAAAAAACTACGCTCCATATTATTATTCTCTTCCGCTGCCATTTTGGTTTATTTTTATAACAGATTCACACGTCGTGACTCTGATTATCCGCAACCAAATGGAAATGAAACAGTAGCTTCCATCCAACAGAAATTCGATACCATCGTTTGGAACAGAATCGCCGGCGACCTTAAAACGGCAGGATTTGAGACCTTCCCTAAAAACATTTCCTTGCTCGTTTTTAAGGAAGAGCAACTACTCGAATTGTATGGTCGCCAGGAAGAAAAGTGGCAGCTGATAAAAACCTACCCTTTTACGGCTTTCAGCGGGAAAATAGGCCCCAAACTAAAAGATGGAGACCGTCAAATTCCCGAGGGCATTTACCATATAGAGTATCTGAACCCCAACAGCAGCTACCATCTTTCAGCAAAAGTGAGCTATCCCAATGATTTTGACCGAAAGAAGGCTACATACGAGAACCGAACCCACCTGGGAGGCGACATTTTTATCCACGGTAAAAACAAAACCATTGGATGCATCCCCCTTGGAGACAAAGGCATTGAAGAGCTTTTTATAATCATGAGCCATGCCCTTCCCGGTAAAATTGACGTGGTCATTAGTCCTTGGGATTTTAGAAAAAGGGAGGATTTTCCTGAAATATCGTATATTGGTTGGGGCCGGGAGCTGTATGAACAAATCCAAAGGGCTTTGGTGGATTATTAAATACAGTTATGCAAACAAACACAATAGGGTTTCCATTTGCCTACCTGAAGATTTTGAGCCGGGCGGGAAAAGCCAACGAAGCAGAAAAACAATTAAACTATGCCAAAACCAATTAAACGACATCATGCTTTGCAACCCTTGAGCCGGGATCACCATCGCGGCCTTTTATTATGTTGGAAAATACGCGAAGGCTTAAAGCGAAATATCGAAATCGACCGAATCAAGGCCTACACCGATTGGTTTTGGGAAAACCACCTTCAGCCTCATTTTGAATTGGAGGAGCAATATATCTTCCCCATCATGGAAGAAAGCGATCCTAATGTTAAACAAGCCATAGATGAGCATGTTCGGTTGGAAAATCTCTTTAGGCAGGACCATGATTTAACATCCGCCCTCCGGCAGATCGAAACAGAACTGGCCGATCATATTCGCTTTGAAGAAAGGATTTTGTTCAACGAAATCCAGCGAACTGCATCGGAATCCCAATGGCAAACAATAGAAAAAATGCATACTGATTCGTCCAGTTGCGACATCTGGCCCGACCGTTTTTGGGAATGATCTTGTCAGCTTAAATTTTTATTCTCAGCCGGTTTTTATTGACTCCTTCTCTTGTCTGGATCAGGATTTTTGGGATTTGTGGATTTGCAGGATTTGAATCTGATCCTGAAATTTTGATAAATGCCTGCCCAGAACTTTTGGTAATTCGTTCTGATTATTATTCCCTTAAAAAAACCAGGCTATTTTTTATTCTGGCAACTCCGCCACGGCCTCAATTTCAATCAAACAACCAAAATGCAATTCACGGGTAGGCAGAATACTTCTTACCGGTTTATGATCCCCGAAGAATTTCGCATATCGCTCATTCACCTTACCCCAGAGATCGATATCTGAAATATAAAGTCTCATCTGCACCACGTCCGTTTTGGAGCAACCGGCTTCTTCCAGGATCAATTCGACATGCTGCAAACACAGATCCGTTTGCGCCTCAATACCGGCCGGGACCTTCCGGGTTGCCGGATCAATGGGAAGTTGGCCGGAAAGGTACAACATGCCATTGCTTTTTATACATGGCGAATAATGGCCGTTTGCAGGCGGGATTTTTGATGATTTTACAATCTCCATGACTTAAAATTTTGGATTTGAAATGATACTCTGAAATTACAAAGTTAGGCTAAGACTGTTTAAAAATGTAAATTGTGAATCAGGCGATCATTAATTTATGTTCATTTTAAAAAAAAACAAACTGCCATCCTTTCAAAAATTCCTGACCCTGATTTTTTTTAATATATTACGATGCCGAAGAATAACCATCCATGCATAAACCTGAATACCTTACTTATTAACTAACAAAAACATGAAAAACGCACCCGGAATATTTAATGATGTGATTGGCCCCGTTATGCGCGGTCCCTCAAGTTCTCATACCGCCGCTTCCTGGCGCATTGCCAAAATGGGAATGGATATTTTAAATGAACCTCTGAAAAAAGCCATCGTTGATTTTGACAAGGATGGCGCCTGGGCTCCCAATTACCGGGAACAGGGAACGACCGTTGGAATCGACGGCGGGCTTTTGGGGCTGGAAATGACAGATGACCGGATGAAACAAACCGAAAAACTGGCCAGAGAAAAAAATATTTCCATCCTTTATGAAATCAACTCCTTTCCTACCAATCATGTCAATACCGTCCGTTTAACCCTGGAAGGTATTCACGGAAAAACCACCCGTATCCTCGGGGTTTCCCTGGGAGGTGGCTCCATGGAAATCAGGGAAGTCAACGGCTTTAAGGTGAAAATGCCCGGCAGCTTTTACGAATTACTGCTGTTCATTAAAGACCAGTCCGATATTATGGATCAAATCAAATCCATACTTCCTGCATACCAATCGCTTTCGCGCGCCATAAATGGGGAAACCGTTTTGCTCAACCTTAAATTTTCTAAAATCATACCTGATGAGGTGCAACAGCAATTATGGCAAATTCCATCCATTGATGCAGTTGTTTTAATCAACCCGGTGATGCCCATCATTGCGGGCAATGAAACCGAATTACCTTTTTCTACAATTGAATCTCTCCTAAAATATTCCGAGGAAGAGCACCTTGACCTGGGAGATATCGGTTTGATCTATGAAAAATGCAAAAGCGGACTTGGAGAAGATATCGTTTTGGATAAAATGAAAAATATCGTTGGCATCATTGAAAACAGTATCAGGATCGGTTTAGCAGGCACGGTTTACAAAGATCGAATCCTCCCTCAGCAATCCCACCTGATCCGTGAAGCCCAGCAAAAGGGGAGAATTACCATGAATCCACTGGTCAATGACATTATAGCCAATGTTGCTGCCATCATGGAATCCAAAAGTGCCATGGAGGTGGTGGTTGCCAACCCGACTGCCGGTTCCTGTGGAGCAGTTGGAGGCGTCTTAAGGGCCGTAGCTGATGACCTCGGTGCAACACACGAGGAAGTCATCAAAGCCTATTTTGCGGCAGGCATGGTGGGTGTTTATTTTGCCGAAGGCCCGGGATTCTCGGCAGAAGAACACGGTTGCCAGGTGGAGTGCGGTGCTTCGGCAGGCATGGCCGCCGCAGGCATCGCACAGTTATTTGGAGGGTCCGCCAGACAGGCTCTAGGTGCCGCCTCCATGGCCATCCAGAATATGATCGGACTGGTATGCGATCCCGTTGCCGACAGGGTGGAAGTACCATGCCTTGGTAAAAATATCAGCGCCGCCATGAATGCCCTTTCCTCTGCAACCATGGCCGTTGCCGGCTTCAACGCCGTCATCCCATTGGGCGAGGTCATTGAAACCGTTTCCAGGGTGAGCGCACAAATGCCTACCTGCGTGAAATGCACAGGCAAAGGCGGACTGGCCATCACAAAAACTGCCTTTGACCTGAAAGTAATTTTAGCTAAAAACAATGCGTGATGTTTTTTTGTCTGGATCAGGATTCGCGGGATTCTTGGATTTACAGGATTTGAAACTCGTTCTGGAATTTTGATAAACGACTGTCGCAATACTTTTGCTAATGGGTTCGGAATACTATTTCCATAAAAGCCCATCGCTCGTTACGACATCATGTCGTCCACGGACCAAAGTTGCGGACTCCCGTCCGTTGGCTTTTAATATGCTCCTTCATTTGCCAGGATCAGGATTTTCGGGATTTGTGGATTTGCAGGATTTGAAGCTCGTTATGGAATTTTGATAAACGCCTGTCGCTGGACTTTTGCTATTGGATTTGGAATACTATTTCCATAAAAAACCTATCGCTCGTTACGACTTCCTGTCGTACACGGACCAAAGTTGCGGACTCCTGTCCGCCGATGCCTGAAATATTTCTTACCGTAGCCTCGCCACCCAACCGCCACCAGGGGCCAGGTGCATTTTCAGCAAATCACCTTTTTCCACCACTTTTTCTTCCACTGCATAATCGCTGCCGTGGCGATGGGCATTTTTTCCGTCTTTGTAAATGGTAACTTTATATTTTTTACCTGCTTCAAGAAAATCCAGCCGAATCTCCAGGTCGCGGGGATCCCAGTCGGTCATGGCACCGATGTACCATTCCGATCCTTTGCGGCGGGCAGTCACCACATAATCGGCTACCCTGGCATCCAGTATTTTGGTGTCATCCCAGGTAGTGGGAACAGGGCCCAGGAACTGCATGATTTCAGGTTCACGCCTGTAGTTCGTGGGATTGTCGGCCAGCATTTGTAACG carries:
- a CDS encoding L,D-transpeptidase family protein; the encoded protein is MKKLRSILLFSSAAILVYFYNRFTRRDSDYPQPNGNETVASIQQKFDTIVWNRIAGDLKTAGFETFPKNISLLVFKEEQLLELYGRQEEKWQLIKTYPFTAFSGKIGPKLKDGDRQIPEGIYHIEYLNPNSSYHLSAKVSYPNDFDRKKATYENRTHLGGDIFIHGKNKTIGCIPLGDKGIEELFIIMSHALPGKIDVVISPWDFRKREDFPEISYIGWGRELYEQIQRALVDY
- a CDS encoding hemerythrin domain-containing protein, whose amino-acid sequence is MPKPIKRHHALQPLSRDHHRGLLLCWKIREGLKRNIEIDRIKAYTDWFWENHLQPHFELEEQYIFPIMEESDPNVKQAIDEHVRLENLFRQDHDLTSALRQIETELADHIRFEERILFNEIQRTASESQWQTIEKMHTDSSSCDIWPDRFWE
- a CDS encoding RidA family protein, giving the protein MEIVKSSKIPPANGHYSPCIKSNGMLYLSGQLPIDPATRKVPAGIEAQTDLCLQHVELILEEAGCSKTDVVQMRLYISDIDLWGKVNERYAKFFGDHKPVRSILPTRELHFGCLIEIEAVAELPE
- a CDS encoding L-serine ammonia-lyase, iron-sulfur-dependent, subunit alpha → MKNAPGIFNDVIGPVMRGPSSSHTAASWRIAKMGMDILNEPLKKAIVDFDKDGAWAPNYREQGTTVGIDGGLLGLEMTDDRMKQTEKLAREKNISILYEINSFPTNHVNTVRLTLEGIHGKTTRILGVSLGGGSMEIREVNGFKVKMPGSFYELLLFIKDQSDIMDQIKSILPAYQSLSRAINGETVLLNLKFSKIIPDEVQQQLWQIPSIDAVVLINPVMPIIAGNETELPFSTIESLLKYSEEEHLDLGDIGLIYEKCKSGLGEDIVLDKMKNIVGIIENSIRIGLAGTVYKDRILPQQSHLIREAQQKGRITMNPLVNDIIANVAAIMESKSAMEVVVANPTAGSCGAVGGVLRAVADDLGATHEEVIKAYFAAGMVGVYFAEGPGFSAEEHGCQVECGASAGMAAAGIAQLFGGSARQALGAASMAIQNMIGLVCDPVADRVEVPCLGKNISAAMNALSSATMAVAGFNAVIPLGEVIETVSRVSAQMPTCVKCTGKGGLAITKTAFDLKVILAKNNA